The following coding sequences are from one Triticum aestivum cultivar Chinese Spring chromosome 5A, IWGSC CS RefSeq v2.1, whole genome shotgun sequence window:
- the LOC123105494 gene encoding aconitate hydratase, cytoplasmic produces MENARPRLAPPARPPTYPGPDPRGGGGEEMAVVLAWLNARVVDPLLQLIQRGAEPKQLAFSAALGVTIGVFPICDRLPYSISILLESAIRNCDEFQVTGKDVEKILDWENSATKQVEIPFKLARVLLKDFIGVPAVVDLACMRDAMSKLGSDPNKINPLVHEEANLVL; encoded by the exons ATGGAGAACGCCCGCCCTCGCCTCGCTCCTCCGGCCCGCCCACCAACCTACCCGGGCCCCGATCCGcgcggaggggggggggaggaaatgGCGGTGGTCCTCGCGTGGCTCAACGCCAGGGTCGTCGATCCCCTGCTGCAGCTCATCCAGAG GGGCGCGGAGCCAAAGCAGCTGGCCTTCTCCGCCGCGCTCGGCGTCACCATCGGGGTCTTCCCCATCTGCG ATCGGCTACCCTACTCGATAAGTATTCTGCTCGAGTCGGCAATCAGAAACTGCGACGAGTTCCAGGTCACGGGGAAGGACGTTGAGAAGATCCTAGACTGGGAGAACAGTGCCACCAAGCAAGTCGAAATCCCGTTCAAGCTAGCCCGTGTCCTCCTCAAG GATTTCATTGGTGTCCCAGCAGTTGTTGATCTTGCTTGTATGAGGGATGCTATGAGCAAACTTGGGAGTGACCCGAACAAAATTAATCCTCTG GTTCATGAAGAGGCCAATCTGGTGTTGTGA